The nucleotide sequence GTCGTCCAAATAACGTCAAAAGACTCTCTGGCGCAATTATTATTGATATGCTAGGTTTCGCTTGCAATACTCCTGGATGTCAAACATTTCCTGAAGGATTACCCGTGACTCTTCCTACAGATACAGGAGATTTTATCCTGGTTGCTGGAGATACGGAACATCCCGAAATAATTAGTGCTTTCGATCACCTTCCTAATTCTAATTTTCCTAGTGTAGTCAAGATTCCAGTCCCTTTTAAAGGATTAAGCGCAATTAACCTTTTACGCAGCGATCATGCTCCTTTCTGGTTGCGGAATATAGGTGCTGTGATTGTGACTGATACAGCTAATTTTCGCAATCCCCACTATCATCAACCCACAGATATTTATAATACGATTGATCGCAATTTTTTCACTAATTCTGCTCAAATAGTTGCTAATGCTACCATAAAGTTGCTAGAAATCTGACTGGGTGACAAGCAAAAGACCGCTCAGACTAAAGTCTGGCGCTATACAGACAAAGCCTGCCTATGCAGGCTGAATTTTAGATTGTATAGCAAGGCTTCCAGCTTTTGGGCACCGAGAAGTTATGCAAGAGGTCTATTGTAATACCAATTCACCTTGAAAAAGCGACAAATGCTGGTTTCAGGGGTTAATATCTAGCAATTATTTAGCGATTTGGTATAAGAGCTTCCCACCAACTGTCGAGAGATTTGCCTAAATCTGTCTCTGGTTAGATCTAGCATTCCAGCCTGAGTTACTAAGATTTATAAGGATTTGAATCAAGTCTCATAAATTCTTGCCACCAATCTACTACTCACTGTCACACCAACAAAGCAAAGACTAATTATGTCTGAAATACAAAACAAAGTTGTCATTATTACAGGAGCAAGTAGTGGTTTAGGCGAAGCTACTGCGCGCCACTTAGCTAAAAATGGAGCTAAATTGATGCTGGCTGCCAGAAGAGAAGATCGTCTGCAAGAATTAGTGGCTGCGATTCAAAAAGATGGTGGTATAGCCAAATATCAAGTAACTGATGTTAGCGATCGCTCTAGCGTAGAAGCATTAGCGCAAGCAACTCATCAAGCTTACGAACGCATCGACGTTTTAGTTAATAATGCCGGTTTAATGCCCTTATCGCCTTTAGATGAATTGAAGGTAGATGAGTGGGAAAAAATGATAGATGTCAATATCAAAGGGGTGCTGTACGGTATCGCTGGGGTATTGCCCATCATGCGACAACAAAAATCGGGTCACATCATCAATCTTTCCTCTGTGGCGGGGCATAAAGTATTTCCTGGGTCTACTGTTTATTGCGCTACGAAATTTGCCGTTAAAGCGATTTCTGAAGGAATTAGGCTGGAATCCAACGGCGAAATTCGGGCGACTAATATCTCTCCTGGGGCGGTAGATACCGAGTTA is from Merismopedia glauca CCAP 1448/3 and encodes:
- a CDS encoding SDR family oxidoreductase, with translation MSEIQNKVVIITGASSGLGEATARHLAKNGAKLMLAARREDRLQELVAAIQKDGGIAKYQVTDVSDRSSVEALAQATHQAYERIDVLVNNAGLMPLSPLDELKVDEWEKMIDVNIKGVLYGIAGVLPIMRQQKSGHIINLSSVAGHKVFPGSTVYCATKFAVKAISEGIRLESNGEIRATNISPGAVDTELTHTISHDETAKNIDRMYSIAINADAIARAITYAIEQPGDVDVNEIIIRPTKQEL